In the Pseudochaenichthys georgianus chromosome 1, fPseGeo1.2, whole genome shotgun sequence genome, one interval contains:
- the LOC117455001 gene encoding E3 ubiquitin-protein ligase TRIM35-like, with the protein METTSSPTMSCQSFLPLSLHRAEAEDLASPLYSFDSQEPCEEHEESLTMFCLDDLEPLCEHAAAVSHAGHRVYLLTEAATDCKEELKTSLNGLKKRRVQFEKVTQNCEHASRHNQAEADLTEEHMKKEFESLHQFLREQEAARLLVLREEQKEKRREAEKQVDEMNQLITSLEEKVQLVEEELDAGGEGSGFLKQYQDTMNSTCTGDREPQKVCRPLIDVTKHLGNLQYAEWEKMKHIAPYTPVTLDPRTAGQSLRVSPGLNSVHITPGPSQCLDVPADPESVHPHSCIMAREGFDSGVHCWDIEVGDTNSWAVGVAAHSVSRGADIMACPEAGLWCISLREGEYLALTAPTQKLNPQHLSKLRVRLDWDEGTLAFLNTDTETHMFTFKHRFTEKVYPYFESTALYGGFSVLAQRVKVSLGSDDVPEEDTAILEEDQVITNDSWKQGDINALSTKNNGKKSERLNEGKKSKPQGGTLKNQIIKTKPAELKSKDNNTKNQSSKPRFSVTYHVSLNRALNIINNESDSHKQIQMNHVDHLVNHACVK; encoded by the exons ATGGAGACCACCAGCAGCCCCACCATGAGCTGCCAAtccttcctccctctctcccttcaCCGAGCCGAGGCAGAAGACCTCGCCTCACCGCTCTACTCGTTTGACTCTCAGGAGCCATGTGAGGAACACGAAGAGAGCCTGACCATGTTCTGTTTGGATGACCTGGAGCCTTTATGTGAACACGCTGCAGCTGTGAGCCACGCAGGACACAGAGTTTACCTCCTGACTGAGGCTGCTACTGACTGCAAG GAGGAGTTGAAAACATCTCTAAATGGACTGAAGAAGAGGAGGGTGCAATTTGAGAAAGTCACACAGAACTGTGAACATGCATCCAGACATAACCAG GCTGAGGCCGACCTCACAGAGGAGCACATGAAGAAGGAGTTTGAGAGCCTTCACCAGTTTTTGAGAGAGCAGGAAGCAGCCAGGCTACTCGTCCTCAGGGAGGAACAGAAGGAGAAAAGGAGAGAGGCAGAGAAACAGGTAGACGAAATGAATCAGCTGATAACATCTCTGGAGGAGAAGGTACAACTGGTGGAAGAGGAGCTCGATGCAGGAGGAGAAGGGTCTGGATTTTTAAAG CAATACCAAGACACAATGAATAG TACCTGTACAGgtgacagggaaccacagaagGTTTGCAGACCTCTGATAGATGTGACCAAACACCTGGGAAACCTCCAGTATGCTGAATGGGAGAAGATGAAACACATTGCCCCCTACA CTCCTGTGACCCTTGACCCCAGGACAGCAGGCCAGTCTCTGAGGGTGTCTCCCGGGTTAAACAGTGTCCATATCACCCCTGGACCTTCACAGTGTCTGGATgtcccagctgacccagaaagtgtCCACCCTCATTCCTGCATCATGGCGAGAGAGGGCTTTGACTCAGGAGTGCACTGTTGGGATATTGAG GTTGGTGACACCAACAGTTGGGCAGTCGGTGTGGCTGCTCACTCAGTGTCCAGAGGTGCAGATATTATGGCCTGTCCCGAGGCAGGACTCTGGTGTATCAGCCTGCGGGAAGGAGAGTACCTGGCTCTGACCGCTCCCACTCAGAAACTCAACCCACAACACCTCTCTAAGCTGCGTGTGAGGCTGGACTGGGATGAAGGGACGCTTGCATTCTTGAACACTGATACTGAAACACATATGTTCACGTTTAAACATCGCTTTACTGAAAAGGTGTACCCATACTTTGAGAGTACAGCGTTGTATGGGGGATTTTCAGTGTTGGCACAGAGAGTGAAGGTCAGCCTGGGGTCAGATGATGTCCCTGAAGAGGACACTGCTATCCTTGAGGAGGATCAGGTGATAACAAATGACTCCTGGAAACAGGGAGACATTAACGCTCTTTCAACAAAAAACAACGGCAAGAAGAGTGAACGTCTGAATGAAGGCAAGAAATCCAAACCTCAGGGGGGCACCTTGAAGAACCAGATCATTAAAACAAAACCCGCTGAGCTAAAGTCAAAAGATAACAACACCAAAAACCAGAGCAGCAAACCCAGGTTCAGCGTGACCTACCATGTGTCACTGAACAGAGCCCTAAACATCATCAACAATGAGTCTGACAGTCACAAACAAATCCAGATGAATCATGTTGATCATTTGGTTAATCATGCGTGTGTTAAATAA